One stretch of Deinobacterium chartae DNA includes these proteins:
- a CDS encoding undecaprenyl-diphosphate phosphatase, which translates to MDIFQAVILGIVQGLTEFLPISSSAHLRVFPALFGWQDPGASFTAVTQIGTEAAVLIYFRKDIWNILSTWFRAWGNPALRGDLNTRLGWYIIVGTLPLGILGLLFEDQIKTSVRDLRVIAATLIGLGIVLWIADRVGRQNRSLEALKLRSAFALGCAQALALIPGVSRSGATISAGLFLGFDRAAASRYAFLLAIPAVVASGLFQLPDAFSGEGPGWGPTLIATALAFVSGYASIAWLLRYISTHSYLPFVIYRIALGLLILVLLATGALQPI; encoded by the coding sequence GTGGACATCTTTCAAGCCGTCATCCTGGGTATCGTTCAGGGCCTCACCGAGTTCCTGCCCATCTCGAGCAGTGCGCACCTGCGCGTCTTCCCGGCCCTGTTCGGCTGGCAAGACCCCGGTGCGTCTTTTACCGCCGTCACCCAGATTGGAACCGAGGCAGCGGTCCTCATCTACTTCCGCAAGGACATCTGGAACATCCTCAGCACCTGGTTCCGCGCCTGGGGCAACCCGGCCCTGCGCGGTGACCTGAATACCCGGCTGGGCTGGTACATCATCGTGGGCACGCTGCCGCTGGGCATCTTGGGCCTGTTGTTCGAGGACCAGATCAAGACCTCGGTGCGCGACCTGCGGGTGATCGCCGCGACCCTGATCGGGCTGGGCATCGTGCTGTGGATCGCCGATCGCGTGGGGCGGCAAAACCGCAGCCTCGAGGCCCTCAAGTTGCGCAGCGCTTTCGCGCTGGGCTGCGCGCAGGCTTTGGCCCTGATTCCGGGCGTGTCGCGCTCGGGGGCAACCATCAGCGCCGGGCTGTTTCTGGGCTTCGACCGCGCTGCCGCCTCGAGGTACGCTTTTCTGCTGGCGATCCCGGCGGTGGTGGCCTCGGGCCTGTTCCAGCTTCCCGACGCCTTCTCGGGCGAAGGCCCGGGCTGGGGCCCCACCCTGATCGCCACCGCGCTGGCCTTCGTGTCCGGATACGCTTCGATCGCGTGGCTGCTGCGTTACATCAGCACCCACAGCTATCTGCCCTTCGTGATCTACCGCATCGCGCTGGGCCTGCTGATCCTGGTCCTGCTGGCAACCGGGGCGCTGCAACCGATCTAA
- a CDS encoding BTAD domain-containing putative transcriptional regulator has translation MNGVPARWNSASAQELFFYLLSHPQGRSRDEILEDLWQLGRDAASVNRFRVTVHRVRTALGWSGALVEEYGRYRLAPEVLDASDVQALYAALQQAEATLEPRARLEGFRQVLHLSEADYLPGVRAEWAEAAREEHRALYVRACVEVSLAYCEEHNCAEAAAALVRALKRDPYVGENLHQRLMACLTVVEGKYAAIEHYRRFLRFLREDLEDCPMPETVELAERIKCGEGVCPRALQPRPDAACLLVPGSQARGVLP, from the coding sequence GTGAACGGTGTCCCCGCGCGCTGGAACTCGGCAAGTGCTCAGGAGCTGTTCTTCTACCTGCTATCGCACCCTCAGGGCCGCAGCCGTGATGAGATCCTCGAGGATCTGTGGCAGCTGGGGCGCGATGCGGCCAGCGTCAACCGCTTTCGCGTGACCGTGCACCGGGTGCGCACGGCGCTCGGCTGGTCGGGAGCCCTGGTCGAGGAGTACGGACGTTACCGCCTGGCGCCGGAGGTGCTGGACGCCAGTGACGTGCAGGCGCTGTACGCCGCGCTGCAGCAGGCAGAAGCCACGCTCGAGCCGCGCGCGCGGCTCGAGGGTTTCCGCCAGGTGCTGCACCTCAGCGAGGCCGACTACCTGCCCGGAGTGCGCGCCGAGTGGGCGGAGGCGGCCCGTGAGGAGCACCGCGCGCTGTACGTGCGGGCCTGTGTCGAAGTGTCGCTCGCCTACTGCGAGGAGCACAACTGCGCCGAGGCGGCTGCGGCGCTGGTGCGCGCGCTGAAACGCGATCCGTACGTGGGCGAGAACCTGCACCAGCGCCTGATGGCCTGCCTGACCGTGGTGGAGGGGAAGTACGCGGCCATCGAGCACTACCGACGCTTTCTGCGGTTCTTGCGCGAGGACCTCGAGGACTGCCCGATGCCCGAGACGGTGGAACTGGCCGAGCGCATCAAGTGCGGGGAGGGCGTGTGCCCGCGCGCGCTTCAGCCGCGGCCGGACGCAGCCTGTCTGCTCGTTCCCGGGTCGCAGGCGCGCGGCGTGTTGCCCTGA
- a CDS encoding universal stress protein — MYQVIVAVVDVPGSEAAARHALALGRWLGCRVVLLALTSGSEAQEQATERLQQLAAEARRPPRARVCALEGRPALEVILEVAQTERANVLLVSAASPLAQTLPHSTLPVLLLPERPSGIPRPNAACQPLSPRERFTKPAADTPGS; from the coding sequence ATGTATCAGGTCATCGTGGCAGTCGTGGATGTTCCCGGGAGCGAAGCGGCCGCACGGCACGCGCTGGCACTCGGGCGCTGGCTGGGATGCCGGGTGGTCCTACTGGCCCTGACGTCCGGCTCGGAGGCACAGGAGCAGGCCACCGAACGTCTCCAGCAGCTGGCAGCCGAAGCCCGGCGCCCGCCCCGCGCACGGGTGTGCGCGCTCGAGGGCCGACCGGCCCTCGAGGTGATCCTCGAGGTCGCACAGACCGAACGCGCCAACGTGCTGCTGGTCAGCGCCGCCTCACCGCTGGCCCAGACCCTGCCGCACAGCACCCTGCCGGTTCTGCTGCTTCCCGAGCGCCCGTCCGGAATACCGCGCCCGAACGCGGCTTGCCAGCCGCTGTCGCCCAGGGAGCGCTTCACCAAGCCTGCAGCGGACACCCCAGGCAGCTGA
- a CDS encoding tellurite resistance TerB family protein, which produces MSLWNNLKQSVSQLSGSLQTSVAKFRNQDFAHASMAMCALIAAADGNIDPQERSRTASLIMSNDALRVFPADELRQKFDLYCDKLVKDYDFGRIEAIQAVSKLRSKPDQARAVLQVGIVIGGADGHFDERERAVVREVCHAVGINPAEFSL; this is translated from the coding sequence ATGTCTTTGTGGAATAACCTCAAACAGAGTGTCAGCCAACTGTCCGGCTCGCTGCAGACCAGCGTTGCGAAGTTCCGCAACCAGGACTTCGCCCACGCCTCGATGGCCATGTGCGCCCTGATCGCCGCGGCGGATGGAAACATCGATCCGCAGGAACGCAGCCGCACCGCCAGCCTGATCATGAGCAACGACGCGCTGCGTGTCTTCCCGGCGGACGAACTGCGTCAGAAGTTCGACCTGTACTGCGACAAGCTCGTCAAGGACTACGACTTCGGCCGCATCGAGGCGATCCAGGCCGTCAGCAAGCTGCGCAGCAAGCCCGATCAGGCCCGCGCGGTCTTGCAGGTGGGTATCGTGATCGGCGGAGCGGACGGCCACTTCGACGAGCGCGAGCGGGCGGTGGTGCGCGAGGTGTGCCACGCGGTCGGTATCAACCCGGCCGAGTTCAGCCTGTAG
- a CDS encoding NAD(P)/FAD-dependent oxidoreductase gives MKTLILGAGYAGLAAATKLKPTSDLEVVLVEQNPYHTFETRLHEAAAHNTQVTLPIEPLLRGTGVDLKLARIQEVDLDKQTVTTKDGETLSYDTLVIGLGSVTNFYRIPGLAENASELKSIEDAEEIFDWINRAHQADYTGSRNVIVGGAGLTGVELVTELAQRTELLSRRRGVPKLEIYLVEAGPKILPVLEEGLRKSAEKTLEGYGIHILVGHRLMKATENSVTVQPAEGEAREIEAGKIIWTGGIQAQDIVKGEKLQRGPANRIVVDATLRVPEYPNVFVIGDMALAQGKEGKPVPTTAQHAGQQGRLTGKNLMRLVRGEALQPYEPSSLGEFVSLGGLMAVGWMKLPWNQKLAMSGGLAHVMKRASEWRWRASIQ, from the coding sequence ATGAAGACCCTGATCCTGGGCGCAGGCTACGCCGGCCTCGCCGCTGCTACCAAGCTCAAGCCCACCTCTGACCTCGAGGTGGTTCTGGTCGAGCAGAACCCCTACCACACCTTTGAGACCCGCTTGCACGAAGCGGCTGCTCACAACACCCAGGTCACGCTCCCCATCGAGCCCCTGCTGCGTGGCACCGGAGTGGACCTGAAGCTGGCCCGTATTCAGGAAGTGGACCTCGACAAGCAGACCGTCACCACCAAAGACGGCGAGACCCTGAGCTACGACACCCTGGTCATCGGTCTGGGCAGCGTCACCAACTTCTACCGCATCCCCGGACTCGCCGAGAACGCCAGCGAACTCAAGAGCATCGAGGACGCCGAAGAGATCTTTGACTGGATCAACCGCGCCCACCAGGCCGACTACACCGGCAGCCGCAACGTCATCGTGGGCGGTGCGGGCCTCACCGGCGTCGAGCTGGTCACCGAGCTGGCCCAGCGCACCGAGCTGCTCTCGCGCCGCCGCGGCGTGCCCAAGCTCGAGATCTACCTTGTCGAGGCTGGCCCCAAGATCTTGCCGGTCCTCGAAGAAGGCCTGCGCAAGAGCGCCGAGAAGACCCTCGAGGGCTACGGGATTCACATCCTGGTGGGCCACCGCCTGATGAAGGCCACCGAGAACAGCGTGACCGTGCAGCCCGCCGAGGGCGAGGCCCGCGAAATCGAGGCCGGCAAGATCATCTGGACCGGCGGCATCCAGGCGCAGGACATCGTCAAGGGCGAGAAGCTGCAGCGCGGCCCGGCCAACCGCATCGTGGTGGACGCCACCTTGCGCGTGCCCGAGTACCCCAACGTGTTCGTGATCGGCGACATGGCGCTGGCCCAGGGCAAGGAAGGCAAGCCCGTGCCCACCACCGCCCAGCACGCCGGCCAGCAGGGCCGCCTCACCGGCAAGAACCTGATGCGCCTGGTGCGCGGCGAGGCGCTGCAGCCCTACGAGCCCTCGAGCCTGGGCGAGTTCGTCAGCCTCGGCGGCCTGATGGCGGTCGGCTGGATGAAGCTGCCCTGGAACCAGAAGCTCGCCATGTCCGGTGGCCTCGCGCACGTGATGAAGCGCGCCTCCGAGTGGCGCTGGCGCGCGTCGATCCAGTAA
- a CDS encoding GNAT family N-acetyltransferase, translated as MHLRPLDRNDAPTVRSWLSEHLTQHRAWWSKAWNAEPIIPLEDVIEAEWNELAEAASAASSAVLVAEHGGTALGVVYVRTRPDAYMGFTLGVLSWIYVDEPARGHGVANALMQAAHRWMDTHSVRGHEVFVTAANSAAVKLYERHGYRVVDHRMLGSR; from the coding sequence ATGCACCTGCGCCCTCTTGACCGCAACGACGCGCCCACCGTCCGTTCCTGGCTCAGCGAGCACCTCACCCAGCACCGCGCCTGGTGGAGCAAAGCCTGGAACGCCGAACCCATCATCCCGCTCGAGGACGTCATCGAGGCCGAGTGGAACGAGCTGGCAGAGGCCGCCAGCGCCGCCAGCAGCGCGGTCTTGGTCGCCGAGCACGGCGGCACCGCGCTGGGCGTGGTCTACGTCCGCACCCGGCCCGACGCCTATATGGGCTTTACCCTGGGCGTCTTGAGCTGGATTTACGTCGACGAGCCGGCACGCGGGCACGGAGTGGCAAATGCGCTGATGCAGGCGGCCCACCGCTGGATGGACACCCACTCGGTGCGCGGACACGAGGTCTTCGTCACCGCCGCCAATTCAGCGGCCGTGAAACTTTATGAACGCCACGGCTACCGCGTCGTGGATCACCGCATGCTGGGAAGCCGCTGA
- a CDS encoding flavin monoamine oxidase family protein — translation MDADVLVIGAGLAGLTAARELTRSGYRVRVLEARGRVGGRTLTLEVGGERVDFGAQWVGPSQTEVLALAAELGLPTFAQYAQGRKLLDLNGRVRPYATDIPALRLRGLLSTQLAMFRLDRLARAAPLGDFAAGAAHDRRTVAGWIEANVGDQEARELLAIAVRAVFAVEPCELSLLHFLFYLRSAGGLLPLVSVRGGAQQMRLEGGAQALCERLAAQLGGAVTLGCEVRRVEQDARGVTVSARDGRRLRARRGVIALPPALARTLAWEPPLAPDRWALLERLCPGRVIKAVAVYERPFWRAAGFSGEVLASRGPLGLVYDDSPPDGRRGALVAFLLADQARRWSGKAQARREAVLAALARYFGGQAARPLAYHDLDWTLEAFSLGCYVGLTPPGVLSRYGQALRRPEGLVHFAGTETALRWNGYMDGAVESGRRVAREVACGLDGTP, via the coding sequence ATGGACGCGGACGTACTGGTGATCGGAGCGGGCCTGGCCGGGCTCACGGCCGCCCGCGAACTGACCCGCTCGGGCTACCGGGTGCGGGTCCTCGAGGCGCGCGGGCGCGTGGGCGGGCGCACCCTGACCCTCGAGGTGGGCGGGGAGCGGGTGGATTTCGGGGCGCAGTGGGTGGGGCCTTCGCAGACCGAGGTGCTGGCCCTCGCCGCCGAACTGGGGCTGCCGACCTTCGCGCAGTACGCGCAGGGGCGTAAACTGCTCGACCTGAACGGCCGGGTCCGGCCTTACGCGACCGACATTCCCGCGCTGCGGCTGCGCGGCCTGCTCAGCACCCAGCTCGCCATGTTCCGCCTGGACCGGCTGGCGCGCGCGGCTCCGCTGGGGGACTTCGCAGCGGGGGCGGCGCACGACCGGCGCACGGTGGCCGGGTGGATCGAGGCCAACGTAGGCGACCAGGAAGCGCGCGAGCTGCTGGCGATCGCGGTGCGCGCGGTGTTTGCGGTCGAGCCGTGCGAGCTGTCGCTGCTGCACTTTCTGTTTTACCTGCGCTCGGCGGGCGGTCTGCTTCCGCTGGTGTCGGTGCGTGGCGGTGCGCAGCAGATGCGCCTCGAGGGCGGTGCGCAGGCCTTGTGCGAGCGGCTGGCAGCGCAGCTCGGCGGGGCGGTGACGCTGGGCTGCGAGGTGCGCCGTGTGGAACAAGACGCCCGGGGCGTGACCGTGAGCGCGCGGGACGGGCGCCGTTTGCGCGCCCGGCGGGGAGTGATCGCCCTGCCACCGGCGCTGGCGCGCACGCTGGCCTGGGAACCGCCGCTCGCGCCGGATCGCTGGGCGCTGCTCGAGCGGCTGTGCCCGGGCCGGGTGATCAAGGCGGTGGCGGTGTACGAGCGGCCGTTCTGGCGCGCGGCGGGGTTCTCGGGCGAGGTGCTCGCCTCGAGGGGTCCGCTGGGATTGGTATACGATGACAGCCCTCCGGACGGGCGGCGGGGCGCGCTCGTCGCTTTTTTGCTGGCCGACCAGGCCCGGCGCTGGAGCGGAAAGGCCCAGGCCCGGCGCGAGGCGGTGCTGGCGGCCCTGGCGCGCTATTTCGGTGGGCAGGCGGCTCGACCGTTGGCCTATCACGACCTGGACTGGACCCTCGAGGCGTTCAGCCTGGGCTGCTACGTGGGGCTGACCCCGCCGGGCGTGCTGAGCCGTTACGGTCAGGCCCTGCGCCGCCCCGAGGGACTGGTGCATTTTGCCGGAACCGAGACCGCGCTGCGCTGGAACGGGTACATGGACGGGGCGGTCGAGTCGGGCCGGCGGGTCGCGCGGGAGGTGGCCTGCGGGCTGGACGGCACGCCCTGA
- a CDS encoding YdcF family protein → MRLPVRLLLTLLPAAALGLYAWALREVWTYPTTPPPGQADALIVLGAAAWDARPSPVLEGRLRGALELYRAGRAPRIILTGGFGRGARFSEAEVSRRFLERHGVPKRALLLEESSRTTLENLLNAAQISREHGLRRVWIVSDPLHLRRAVGIARDLGLEAQAAATPHSRFSSRRARLRFALREAYFLWQSWLNPLERAAVRRFRQGGSAAPSSGLRAVTRLVKAHGARSRR, encoded by the coding sequence ATGCGCCTGCCCGTGCGACTTCTCCTGACGCTGCTGCCCGCCGCCGCGCTGGGCCTCTACGCGTGGGCGCTGCGCGAGGTGTGGACCTACCCCACCACCCCGCCCCCCGGGCAGGCCGATGCGCTGATCGTGCTGGGTGCCGCCGCCTGGGACGCGCGGCCTTCCCCGGTCCTCGAGGGCCGCCTGCGCGGAGCGCTCGAGCTTTACCGGGCCGGGCGCGCGCCCCGGATCATCCTGACCGGCGGCTTCGGACGCGGGGCCCGTTTCTCCGAGGCCGAGGTGTCGCGCCGTTTCCTCGAGCGGCACGGCGTTCCCAAGCGGGCACTGCTGCTCGAGGAAAGCTCGCGCACCACCCTCGAGAACCTGCTCAACGCCGCACAGATCTCGCGCGAGCACGGCCTGCGGCGCGTCTGGATCGTCAGCGACCCGCTGCACCTGCGCCGCGCGGTCGGGATCGCCCGCGACCTGGGCCTCGAGGCCCAGGCGGCCGCCACACCGCACAGCCGCTTCAGCTCGAGACGGGCGCGGCTGCGCTTCGCGCTGCGCGAGGCGTACTTTCTGTGGCAGTCCTGGCTCAATCCGCTCGAGCGCGCGGCGGTACGGCGCTTTCGGCAGGGAGGAAGCGCTGCGCCCTCGAGCGGCCTGCGCGCCGTAACCCGGCTGGTCAAGGCGCACGGCGCACGGTCGCGCCGCTGA
- a CDS encoding pentapeptide repeat-containing protein yields MPPARSALPKPPKLPRALRSAHVHDLEDETTLEACCLSGLDLSGQTLRGAVLRGCRLENLRLSGAHWVWTRLEDCVLVDCDFSGARLEGLSLTRVRLERCRLMGAEVREAQLRDLTLVGCDLRLAMLPAICLPGARFENCRLEDARLANADLRGTTFRGCDLSRADLWGSALDGADLRGSQLGGLRIGPDRLAGAILEITQLPDLAHLLGVVLRDLEAE; encoded by the coding sequence ATGCCGCCCGCCCGCTCCGCGCTGCCCAAGCCGCCCAAACTGCCGCGCGCCCTGCGCAGCGCCCACGTCCATGACCTCGAGGACGAGACCACCCTCGAGGCATGCTGCCTCAGCGGCCTGGACCTCAGCGGCCAGACGCTGCGCGGCGCGGTCTTGCGCGGCTGCCGCCTCGAGAACTTGCGGCTCTCGGGCGCGCACTGGGTGTGGACCCGCCTGGAGGACTGCGTGCTGGTGGACTGCGATTTCAGCGGCGCGCGCCTCGAGGGCCTGAGCCTCACCCGCGTGCGCCTCGAGCGGTGCCGACTGATGGGAGCCGAGGTCCGCGAGGCCCAGCTCAGGGACCTGACCCTGGTGGGTTGCGACCTGCGCCTCGCCATGCTGCCCGCCATCTGCCTGCCCGGTGCCCGCTTCGAAAACTGCCGCCTCGAGGACGCGCGTCTGGCAAACGCCGACCTGCGCGGCACCACCTTCCGGGGCTGTGACCTGAGCCGTGCCGACCTGTGGGGCAGCGCGCTGGACGGTGCGGACCTGCGCGGCTCGCAGCTCGGCGGCCTGCGCATCGGCCCGGACCGGCTCGCCGGGGCGATCCTCGAGATCACCCAGCTTCCCGATCTGGCGCACCTGCTGGGCGTGGTGCTGCGCGACCTCGAGGCAGAATAG
- the purC gene encoding phosphoribosylaminoimidazolesuccinocarboxamide synthase, which translates to MQKLELRYEGKAKRVYATEDPGLYVVEYKDDATAFNAQKRGNISGKGEVNNAITAALFPQLEAAGVPTHFVEKLSDREQLVKAVTIIPVEVVVRNVAAGSFAKRLGLEEGPLLARPVVEYYYKSDALGDPLINSDTALAMGWANEAQLAEIRRLALEVNRFLTPFFEARGVRLVDFKLEFGVTRDGTVVLADEISPDTCRFWDLKTGEKLDKDRFRRDLGGVEDAYQEMLKRVVTR; encoded by the coding sequence ATGCAAAAGCTCGAACTCAGGTATGAGGGCAAGGCCAAGCGGGTCTATGCCACGGAAGACCCCGGTCTGTACGTGGTGGAGTACAAGGACGACGCGACCGCCTTCAACGCGCAGAAGCGCGGCAACATTTCCGGCAAGGGCGAGGTCAACAACGCCATCACTGCGGCACTCTTTCCGCAGCTCGAGGCGGCCGGGGTCCCCACCCACTTCGTTGAAAAGCTTTCGGACCGCGAACAGCTGGTCAAGGCGGTGACCATCATCCCGGTCGAGGTGGTGGTGCGCAACGTGGCCGCGGGCTCGTTCGCCAAGCGGCTGGGCCTCGAGGAAGGCCCGCTGCTGGCACGCCCGGTGGTGGAGTACTACTACAAGTCCGACGCTCTGGGCGACCCGCTGATCAACTCGGATACGGCCCTGGCCATGGGCTGGGCGAACGAGGCGCAGCTGGCCGAGATCCGGCGGCTGGCCCTCGAGGTGAACCGCTTCCTTACGCCCTTCTTCGAGGCGCGCGGGGTGCGGCTGGTGGACTTCAAGCTGGAGTTCGGGGTCACGCGGGACGGAACGGTGGTGCTGGCCGACGAGATCAGCCCGGACACCTGCCGCTTCTGGGACCTGAAAACCGGTGAAAAACTCGACAAGGACCGATTCCGCCGCGACCTGGGCGGGGTCGAGGACGCCTATCAGGAAATGCTCAAGCGCGTGGTGACCCGATGA
- the purS gene encoding phosphoribosylformylglycinamidine synthase subunit PurS, translated as MTYLAKVYVTLKKSILDPQGRTVERSLHQQGYAEVRDVRVGKYIELTLEGERAEVEARVREISENILSNPVMESVRFEIEALQPA; from the coding sequence ATGACTTACCTGGCCAAAGTGTACGTGACCCTTAAAAAAAGCATCCTCGACCCGCAGGGCCGCACGGTGGAGCGCTCGCTGCACCAGCAGGGCTACGCCGAAGTCCGTGACGTGCGCGTGGGCAAATACATCGAGTTGACCCTGGAGGGCGAACGCGCTGAGGTCGAGGCCCGCGTGCGCGAAATCTCCGAGAACATCCTCTCCAACCCGGTGATGGAGAGCGTGCGCTTCGAAATCGAGGCGCTGCAGCCCGCATGA
- the purQ gene encoding phosphoribosylformylglycinamidine synthase subunit PurQ yields the protein MKTAVIQFPGSNCDADAVYVAGELLGQQAKLVWHTETSLEGVDAVLIPGGFSYGDHLRSGAIAARSPIMHEVRRFAERGGPVVGICNGFQILTEAGLLPGALTRNDSLHFLCHDVHLRVERTDTIFTSAYRQGQVLRLPIAHNEGNYYADEETLARLRGEGRVLFRYVTPGGEVERAANPNGSQNNIAGILNERGNVLGMMPHPERAAEALLGGTDGRGLFESLLAAVVR from the coding sequence ATGAAGACCGCCGTCATTCAGTTTCCCGGCTCGAACTGCGACGCAGACGCCGTGTACGTGGCAGGCGAACTGCTGGGTCAGCAGGCCAAGCTGGTGTGGCACACCGAGACGTCGCTCGAGGGCGTGGACGCGGTCTTGATTCCCGGCGGGTTCTCGTACGGTGATCACCTGCGTTCGGGGGCCATCGCGGCGCGCAGCCCGATCATGCACGAGGTGCGGCGCTTCGCCGAGCGCGGCGGCCCGGTGGTCGGCATCTGCAACGGCTTCCAGATCCTGACCGAAGCCGGCCTGCTGCCCGGCGCGCTCACCCGTAACGACTCGCTGCACTTCCTGTGCCACGATGTTCACCTGCGGGTCGAGCGCACGGACACCATCTTCACGAGCGCTTACCGACAGGGTCAGGTGCTGCGTCTGCCCATCGCGCACAACGAGGGCAACTACTACGCCGACGAGGAGACCCTGGCCCGCCTGCGCGGCGAGGGCCGCGTGCTGTTCCGCTACGTGACCCCCGGGGGCGAGGTGGAACGTGCAGCCAACCCCAACGGCAGTCAGAACAACATCGCGGGCATCTTGAACGAGCGCGGCAACGTGCTGGGCATGATGCCCCACCCCGAACGCGCCGCCGAGGCGCTGCTGGGCGGCACCGACGGGCGCGGCCTGTTCGAGAGCCTGCTCGCGGCGGTGGTGCGATGA
- a CDS encoding DinB family protein yields MSTQAGTLPGVQDFLLEAFRSEYTAFRKALEGVPAELFAAEPTLGGHSPAWHALHIADWTRLFITPGLGDAPEGQTYAYLGWENSEFAQKLLGPSPAAEHDGKDAILAALDTQVAQALTTLEAADTQRFAREASARYPMGPRAVLAGLSTQLRHIAYHRGQVRQTLLQLTKERM; encoded by the coding sequence ATGAGCACGCAGGCGGGCACGCTGCCCGGCGTGCAGGACTTTTTGCTCGAGGCGTTCCGCAGCGAGTACACGGCGTTCCGCAAGGCCCTCGAGGGCGTTCCCGCCGAACTGTTCGCGGCCGAGCCCACGCTGGGCGGCCACAGCCCGGCGTGGCACGCGCTGCACATCGCCGACTGGACCCGGCTGTTCATCACGCCCGGACTGGGAGATGCGCCCGAAGGGCAGACCTATGCCTATCTGGGCTGGGAGAACAGCGAGTTCGCCCAGAAGCTGCTCGGCCCCTCCCCCGCGGCCGAACACGACGGCAAGGATGCGATCCTGGCCGCGCTGGACACTCAGGTCGCACAGGCCCTGACGACCCTCGAGGCAGCCGACACCCAGCGCTTCGCGCGCGAGGCGAGCGCGCGCTACCCCATGGGACCGCGCGCGGTGCTCGCGGGCCTGTCTACCCAGCTCAGGCACATCGCCTACCACCGGGGTCAGGTGCGCCAGACCCTGCTGCAACTCACCAAGGAGCGGATGTGA